Proteins found in one Enterococcus sp. 9D6_DIV0238 genomic segment:
- a CDS encoding diaminopimelate dehydrogenase has translation MIKVAIIGYGNLGRGVERSIKQNEDMELVGVFTRRAPETVQTEGAKAYKMDELNGKKDAIDVCILCGGSATDLPTQTPEWTKQFNTIDSFDTHAKIPEHFKKVDQAAKENQTTSIISTGWDPGLFSLNRLYAQSILPVGETNTFWGKGVSQGHSDALRRIEGVSDAVQYTIPNSEVIAKLKAGETLNLTTRDKHFRECFVVLEEGSDAEKIREEIISMPNYFADYDTEVHFISQAELDQEHKAMPHGGTVLHTGTTHEDTKQVIEYNLQLESNPEFTASVLVAYARACVRLAKEEQFGAFTVLDIPPKYLSPKTDEELRKELL, from the coding sequence ATGATCAAAGTAGCAATTATCGGGTACGGGAACCTTGGACGCGGCGTTGAGCGTTCGATCAAACAAAATGAAGATATGGAATTAGTCGGAGTATTCACAAGAAGAGCACCTGAGACCGTTCAAACCGAAGGGGCAAAAGCTTATAAGATGGATGAATTGAACGGTAAAAAAGACGCTATCGATGTGTGTATTCTATGCGGTGGATCAGCAACAGATCTGCCAACACAAACACCGGAGTGGACAAAACAATTCAATACGATCGACAGCTTTGACACCCATGCGAAGATTCCAGAGCATTTTAAAAAAGTTGATCAAGCAGCAAAGGAAAATCAAACAACATCGATCATTTCTACTGGCTGGGATCCAGGTCTATTCAGCTTAAATCGCTTATATGCACAAAGTATTTTGCCTGTTGGTGAGACAAATACGTTTTGGGGCAAAGGAGTCAGTCAGGGACATTCAGATGCGCTCAGAAGAATCGAAGGTGTTAGTGATGCTGTTCAATATACGATCCCAAATAGCGAAGTGATCGCTAAACTTAAAGCTGGTGAAACATTGAATTTGACAACAAGAGATAAACATTTTAGAGAATGTTTTGTTGTGTTGGAAGAAGGCAGTGATGCAGAAAAAATCCGGGAAGAAATCATTTCGATGCCGAATTATTTTGCAGATTATGATACGGAAGTGCATTTTATTTCCCAAGCTGAATTGGATCAAGAGCATAAGGCAATGCCACATGGAGGTACTGTGTTACACACTGGAACAACGCATGAAGATACGAAGCAAGTCATTGAATACAATCTTCAACTAGAAAGTAATCCAGAATTTACAGCAAGCGTTTTGGTCGCTTATGCGAGAGCGTGTGTTCGTTTGGCTAAGGAGGAACAGTTCGGTGCATTTACTGTATTAGATATTCCGCCGAAATATTTGTCACCAAAAACAGATGAAGAATTAAGAAAAGAACTATTATAA
- the nrdI gene encoding class Ib ribonucleoside-diphosphate reductase assembly flavoprotein NrdI, with translation MKILYISISGNTRSFVKRLVDYADTQHNVQINVQEIHENSTFENETEPFFTFVPTYLDGGNGVDNGDTEILTETMREYLDYHDNYRYCLGVVGSGNKNFNHQYCLTAKQYAEKFDFPFLADYELRGTQEDIEHVYRILADIAKD, from the coding sequence ATGAAGATCTTATATATATCTATCTCGGGAAATACCCGTTCCTTTGTAAAACGTCTCGTTGATTATGCCGATACTCAGCATAATGTTCAAATCAACGTACAGGAAATCCATGAAAATTCAACGTTCGAAAATGAGACAGAACCATTTTTCACCTTCGTTCCTACTTACTTGGATGGTGGAAACGGCGTAGATAATGGTGATACCGAAATATTGACAGAAACGATGCGGGAATATTTAGATTATCATGATAATTATCGTTATTGTCTAGGAGTTGTCGGTAGTGGAAATAAAAATTTCAATCATCAGTATTGTTTGACTGCTAAGCAGTATGCAGAAAAATTTGATTTTCCTTTTTTGGCAGATTATGAGCTGCGCGGAACACAGGAAGATATCGAACATGTCTATCGTATTTTAGCCGATATAGCTAAAGACTAA